In Phocoena phocoena chromosome 11, mPhoPho1.1, whole genome shotgun sequence, one DNA window encodes the following:
- the LOC136130612 gene encoding 17-beta-hydroxysteroid dehydrogenase type 6 encodes MWLYLAVLVGLYYLLRWYQERQVVSHLQDKFVFITGCDSGFGNLLARQLDLRGLRVLAACLTEQGAEQLRNQTSDRLETVILDVTKTESITAATEWVKERVGNRGLWGLVNNAGVFHPHGYTEWLKIEAYMDTLKVNLIGLIEVTLSMLPLVRRAQGRIVNVSSILGRIAFFGGVYSSTKYGVEAFSDILRRELQHFGVKISIIEPGYFRTGMSDLQKSSEAAKQVWKEVPVHIKESYGQKFFDTYHDLLKQGMLSCSTNLNLVTDCMEHALTSVYPRTRYSAGWDAKFFFIPLSYLPTSVADYILTRSWPKPAQAV; translated from the exons ATGTGGCTGTACCTGGCGGTCCTTGTGGGCCTGTACTACCTCCTGCGCTGGtaccaggagaggcaggtggtgaGCCACCTCCAGGACAAGTTCGTCTTCATCACGGGCTGTGACTCGGGCTTCGGGAACCTGCTGGCCAGGCAGCTGGACCTGCGAGGCTTGAGGGTTCTGGCTGCGTGTCTGACGGAGCAGGGGGCCGAGCAGCTGAGGAACCAGACATCAGACAGGTTGGAGACGGTGATCCTGGACGTCACCAAGACTGAGAGCATCACTGCGGCCACTGAGTGGGTGAAGGAGCGTGTGGGGAACAGAG ggCTCTGGGGTCTGGTCAACAACGCAGGCGTTTTTCACCCACATGGCTACACTGAGTGGCTGAAGATTGAGGCCTATATGGATACCCTCAAAGTGAACCTCATTGGTTTGATAGAGGTGACCTTAAGCATGCTTCCCTTGGTAAGGAGAGCACAGGGGAGGATTGTCAATGTCTCCAGCATTCTTGGGAGAATTGCTTTCTTTGGAGGAGTCTACTCTTCCACCAAGTATGGAGTGGAAGCCTTTTCAGATATTCTGAG GCGTGAGCTTCAACATTTTGGGGTGAAAATCAGCATAATTGAACCTGGCTACTTCAGAACAGGAATGTCAGATTTGCAGAAGTCCTCAGAGGCAGCGAAACAAGTCTGGAAAGAAGTCCCTGTGCATATTAAGGAGTCCTATGGACAGAAGTTTTTTGATACCT ATCACGATCTCCTGAAACAAGGGATGTTGAGTTGTAGCACAAACCTGAACCTGGTTACTGACTGTATGGAACATGCCCTGACATCTGTTTATCCCCGCACTCGATACTCAGCTGGCTGGGATGCTAAATTTTTCTTCATCCCTCTATCTTATTTACCTACATCAGTGGCAGACTACATATTGACTAGATCTTGGCCCAAACCAGCCCAGGCAGTCTAA